A window of the Enterobacteriaceae bacterium 4M9 genome harbors these coding sequences:
- the atpD gene encoding F0F1 ATP synthase subunit beta, with protein sequence MATGKIIQVIGAVVDVEFPQDAVPKVYDALEVMNGNERLVLEVQQQLGGGVVRTIAMGSSDGLRRGLDVKDLAHPIEVPVGKATLGRIMNVLGEPIDMKGDIGEEERWAIHREAPSYEELSNSQELLETGIKVMDLICPFAKGGKVGLFGGAGVGKTVNMMELIRNIAIEHSGYSVFAGVGERTREGNDFYHEMTDSNVLDKVSLVYGQMNEPPGNRLRVALTGLTMAEKFRDEGRDVLLFVDNIYRYTLAGTEVSALLGRMPSAVGYQPTLAEEMGVLQERITSTKTGSITSVQAVYVPADDLTDPSPATTFAHLDATVVLSRQIASLGIYPAVDPLDSTSRQLDPLVVGQEHYDVARGVQSILQRYQELKDIIAILGMDELSEEDKLVVARARKIQRFLSQPFFVAEVFTGSPGKFVSLKDTIRGFKGIMDGEYDHLPEQAFYMVGTIDEAVEKAKKL encoded by the coding sequence ATGGCAACTGGAAAGATTATCCAGGTAATCGGCGCCGTGGTGGACGTCGAGTTTCCTCAGGATGCCGTACCGAAAGTGTACGACGCCCTTGAGGTGATGAATGGTAACGAGCGCCTGGTGCTGGAAGTTCAGCAGCAGCTGGGCGGTGGCGTAGTGCGTACTATCGCCATGGGTTCTTCTGATGGCCTGCGTCGCGGTCTGGATGTAAAAGACCTCGCGCACCCGATCGAAGTACCGGTTGGTAAAGCGACCCTGGGCCGTATCATGAACGTGCTGGGCGAGCCTATCGACATGAAAGGCGACATCGGTGAAGAAGAGCGTTGGGCTATCCACCGCGAAGCACCGAGCTACGAAGAGCTGTCCAACTCCCAGGAACTGCTGGAAACCGGCATCAAAGTAATGGACCTGATTTGTCCGTTCGCGAAGGGCGGTAAAGTGGGTCTGTTCGGTGGTGCGGGTGTTGGTAAGACCGTAAACATGATGGAGCTGATTCGTAACATCGCAATCGAGCACTCCGGTTACTCCGTGTTTGCGGGCGTGGGCGAACGTACCCGTGAAGGTAACGACTTCTACCACGAAATGACCGACTCCAACGTACTGGACAAAGTATCCCTGGTTTATGGCCAGATGAACGAGCCGCCGGGTAACCGTCTGCGCGTTGCACTGACCGGCCTGACCATGGCTGAGAAGTTCCGTGACGAAGGTCGTGACGTTCTGCTGTTCGTTGACAACATCTACCGTTACACCCTCGCCGGTACTGAAGTATCCGCACTGCTGGGCCGTATGCCTTCAGCGGTAGGTTACCAGCCGACGCTGGCTGAAGAGATGGGCGTGCTGCAGGAGCGTATTACCTCCACCAAGACCGGCTCCATCACTTCCGTTCAGGCGGTATACGTTCCTGCGGATGACCTGACTGACCCGTCTCCGGCAACCACCTTTGCGCACCTTGACGCAACCGTGGTACTGAGCCGTCAGATTGCTTCTCTGGGTATCTACCCGGCCGTTGACCCGCTGGATTCCACCAGCCGTCAGCTGGACCCGCTGGTAGTAGGCCAGGAGCACTACGACGTCGCACGTGGCGTACAGTCCATCCTGCAGCGTTATCAGGAACTGAAAGACATTATCGCCATCCTCGGTATGGATGAACTGTCTGAAGAAGACAAACTGGTGGTAGCACGCGCGCGTAAAATCCAGCGCTTCCTGTCCCAGCCGTTCTTCGTGGCAGAAGTCTTCACCGGTTCTCCGGGTAAATTCGTATCGCTGAAAGACACCATCCGTGGCTTTAAAGGCATCATGGACGGCGAATACGACCACCTGCCGGAGCAGGCGTTCTACATGGTTGGCACCATTGATGAAGCAGTGGAAAAAGCCAAAAAACTGTAA
- the atpG gene encoding F0F1 ATP synthase subunit gamma: MAGAKEIRSKIGSVQNTQKITKAMEMVAASKMRKSQERMASSRPYAETMRKVIGHLATGNLEYKHPYLEERDVKRVGFLVVSTDRGLCGGLNINLFKKLLADMKAWSDKGVQSDLALIGSKGVSFFSSVGGNVVSQVTGMGDNPSLSELIGPVKVMLQAYDEGRLDKLYIVSNKFINTMSQVPTITQLLPLPAAEDEELKRKTWDYLYEPDPKALLDTLLRRYVESQVYQGVVENLASEQAARMVAMKAATDNGGNLIKELQLVYNKARQASITQELTEIVSGAAAV, translated from the coding sequence ATGGCCGGCGCAAAAGAGATACGTAGTAAGATCGGAAGCGTCCAGAACACGCAGAAGATCACTAAAGCGATGGAAATGGTCGCCGCTTCGAAAATGCGTAAATCGCAGGAGCGCATGGCGTCCAGCCGTCCCTATGCAGAGACCATGCGCAAGGTGATTGGTCACCTTGCCACCGGGAATCTGGAATATAAGCATCCCTACCTGGAAGAGCGCGACGTTAAGCGCGTTGGTTTCCTGGTAGTGTCCACCGACCGCGGTCTGTGTGGCGGCCTGAACATTAACCTGTTCAAAAAGCTGCTGGCAGACATGAAAGCCTGGTCCGATAAAGGTGTGCAGAGCGATCTGGCCCTGATTGGTTCCAAAGGCGTGTCATTCTTCAGTTCGGTGGGCGGCAACGTGGTTTCTCAGGTTACGGGCATGGGCGATAACCCGTCTCTGTCTGAACTGATTGGCCCGGTAAAAGTGATGCTGCAGGCCTACGATGAAGGCCGTCTGGACAAGCTTTATATTGTCAGCAACAAATTTATCAACACCATGTCTCAGGTTCCGACCATCACTCAGCTGCTGCCGCTGCCGGCAGCGGAAGACGAGGAACTCAAGCGTAAGACCTGGGATTATCTGTATGAGCCGGACCCGAAAGCGCTGCTGGATACGCTCCTGCGCCGCTATGTCGAGTCGCAGGTTTATCAGGGTGTGGTGGAAAACCTGGCCAGCGAGCAGGCCGCACGTATGGTGGCGATGAAAGCCGCAACTGATAACGGCGGAAACCTGATTAAAGAGCTGCAGTTGGTATACAACAAGGCTCGTCAGGCCAGCATTACTCAGGAACTCACCGAGATTGTCTCGGGGGCCGCCGCGGTTTAA
- the atpA gene encoding F0F1 ATP synthase subunit alpha, protein MQLNSTEISELIKQRIEQFNVVSEAHNEGTIVSVSDGIIRVHGLADVMQGEMISLPGNRYAIALNLERDSVGAVVMGPYADLAEGMKVKCTGRILEVPVGRGLLGRVVNTLGAPIDGKGAVEHDGFSAVEAIAPGVIDRQSVDQPVQTGYKSVDAMIPIGRGQRELIIGDRQTGKTALAVDAIINQRDSGIKCIYVAIGQKASTISNVVRKLEEHGALANTIVVVATASESAALQYLAPYAGCAMGEYFRDRGEDALIIYDDLSKQAVAYRQISLLLRRPPGREAFPGDVFYLHSRLLERAARVSANYVENFTKGEVKGQTGSLTALPIIETQAGDVSAFVPTNVISITDGQIFLESSLFNAGIRPAVNPGISVSRVGGAAQTKIMKKLSGGIRTALAQYRELAAFSQFASDLDDATRKQLNHGQKVTELLKQKQYAPQSVAQQSLVLFAAERGYLEDVEIAKVGSFEDALLSYVEREHSALMQEINKTGGYNDEIEGKLKGILDSFKATQSW, encoded by the coding sequence ATGCAACTGAATTCCACCGAAATCAGCGAACTGATCAAACAGCGAATTGAGCAGTTCAATGTGGTGAGCGAAGCTCACAACGAAGGTACTATCGTATCCGTCAGTGACGGTATCATCCGCGTACACGGCCTGGCCGATGTGATGCAGGGTGAAATGATTTCTCTGCCGGGCAACCGCTACGCTATCGCACTGAACCTGGAGCGCGACTCCGTGGGTGCGGTGGTAATGGGTCCGTATGCAGACCTCGCCGAAGGCATGAAAGTTAAATGCACCGGCCGTATCCTGGAAGTACCGGTAGGCCGTGGCCTGCTGGGCCGCGTGGTGAACACCCTGGGTGCGCCAATCGACGGTAAAGGTGCGGTTGAGCACGACGGCTTCTCCGCTGTAGAAGCTATCGCGCCGGGCGTTATCGACCGTCAGTCGGTCGACCAGCCGGTACAGACGGGCTATAAGTCTGTCGATGCGATGATTCCAATCGGTCGTGGTCAGCGTGAGCTGATTATCGGCGACCGTCAGACCGGTAAAACCGCACTGGCCGTTGATGCCATCATCAACCAGCGCGATTCCGGCATCAAATGTATCTATGTTGCTATCGGCCAGAAGGCGTCCACCATTTCTAACGTGGTGCGCAAACTGGAAGAACACGGCGCGCTGGCTAACACCATCGTTGTTGTGGCAACCGCGTCTGAATCTGCTGCACTGCAGTACCTTGCGCCATACGCCGGTTGTGCGATGGGTGAGTACTTCCGTGACCGCGGTGAAGATGCGCTTATCATCTATGATGACCTGTCCAAACAGGCCGTTGCTTACCGTCAGATTTCCCTGCTGCTGCGCCGCCCGCCGGGCCGTGAAGCATTCCCGGGCGACGTTTTCTACCTCCACTCCCGTCTGCTGGAGCGTGCAGCTCGCGTAAGCGCGAACTACGTAGAAAACTTCACCAAGGGCGAAGTGAAAGGCCAGACCGGTTCTCTGACCGCGCTGCCAATCATCGAAACCCAGGCAGGTGACGTTTCTGCATTCGTACCGACCAACGTAATCTCCATTACCGATGGTCAGATCTTCCTGGAATCCAGCCTGTTCAACGCCGGTATCCGCCCTGCGGTTAACCCGGGGATCTCCGTATCCCGCGTAGGTGGTGCAGCGCAGACCAAGATCATGAAGAAACTGTCCGGCGGTATCCGTACTGCACTGGCACAGTATCGTGAACTGGCAGCGTTCTCCCAGTTCGCGTCTGACCTTGATGATGCCACGCGTAAGCAGCTGAACCACGGCCAGAAAGTGACCGAACTGCTCAAACAGAAACAGTATGCGCCGCAGTCCGTTGCGCAGCAGTCTCTGGTGCTGTTCGCCGCTGAACGTGGCTACCTGGAAGACGTAGAAATTGCCAAAGTCGGCAGCTTCGAAGACGCGCTGCTGTCTTACGTCGAGCGCGAGCACTCAGCCCTGATGCAGGAAATCAACAAGACTGGCGGTTACAACGATGAAATCGAAGGCAAGCTGAAAGGCATCCTCGATTCCTTCAAAGCAACTCAGTCCTGGTAA
- the atpH gene encoding F0F1 ATP synthase subunit delta, which translates to MSEFVTVARPYAKAAFDFAVEHQSVDRWQNMLAFAAEVTKNEQMTELLSGALAPETLSTSFITICGDQLDAQGQNLIKVMAENGRLKVLPDVLEQFIALRAAQEATVEVDVISASVLSEAQLEKIGAAMEKRLSRKVKLNCKIDKSVMAGVIIRAGDLVIDGSVRGRLERLADVLQS; encoded by the coding sequence ATGTCTGAATTTGTTACGGTAGCTCGCCCCTACGCCAAAGCAGCTTTTGACTTTGCCGTCGAACACCAGAGCGTTGACCGCTGGCAGAACATGCTGGCTTTCGCCGCTGAGGTAACCAAAAACGAACAAATGACGGAGCTTCTTTCCGGCGCACTGGCGCCGGAAACGCTCTCTACGTCGTTTATCACTATCTGTGGTGACCAGCTTGACGCTCAAGGCCAGAACCTGATTAAGGTTATGGCTGAGAACGGGCGTCTGAAGGTGCTGCCGGATGTTCTTGAGCAGTTTATTGCGCTTCGCGCGGCACAGGAGGCAACCGTTGAGGTTGACGTTATCTCTGCCAGCGTACTGAGTGAAGCACAGCTTGAGAAAATCGGCGCCGCGATGGAAAAACGTCTGTCACGCAAAGTGAAGCTGAATTGCAAAATTGATAAGTCTGTAATGGCAGGTGTCATCATCCGCGCGGGTGATCTGGTGATTGACGGCAGCGTACGCGGTCGTCTTGAGCGCCTGGCAGACGTCTTGCAGTCTTAA
- the atpF gene encoding F0F1 ATP synthase subunit B, with protein sequence MNLNATILGQAIAFVLFVLFCMKYVWPPIMAAIEKRQKEIADGLASAERAKKDLDLAQANATDQLKTAKAEAQVIIEQANKRRAQIMDEAKAEAEQERNKIVAQAQAEIDAERKRAREELRKQVAVLAVAGAEKIIERSVDEAANSDIVDKLVAEL encoded by the coding sequence GTGAATCTTAACGCAACAATCCTCGGCCAGGCCATCGCGTTTGTCCTGTTTGTTCTGTTCTGCATGAAGTACGTATGGCCGCCGATTATGGCTGCCATCGAAAAGCGTCAAAAAGAGATTGCTGACGGCCTTGCTTCTGCAGAACGCGCCAAAAAGGACCTGGACCTTGCACAGGCCAACGCGACCGACCAGCTGAAAACAGCGAAAGCGGAAGCTCAGGTGATCATCGAGCAGGCGAACAAACGCCGCGCGCAGATCATGGACGAAGCGAAAGCTGAAGCAGAGCAGGAACGTAATAAAATCGTGGCGCAGGCACAGGCAGAAATTGATGCCGAACGTAAGCGCGCTCGCGAAGAACTGCGTAAGCAAGTGGCCGTACTGGCTGTTGCTGGCGCTGAGAAGATCATCGAACGTTCCGTGGATGAAGCTGCTAACAGCGACATCGTGGATAAACTGGTCGCTGAACTGTAA
- the atpE gene encoding F0F1 ATP synthase subunit C, with product MENLNMDLLYMAAAVMMGLAAIGAAIGIGILGGKFLEGAARQPDLIPLLRTQFFIVMGLVDAIPMIAVGLGLYVMFAVA from the coding sequence ATGGAAAACCTGAATATGGATCTGCTGTACATGGCTGCCGCTGTGATGATGGGTCTGGCGGCAATCGGTGCTGCGATCGGTATCGGCATCCTGGGGGGTAAATTCCTGGAAGGCGCTGCACGCCAGCCTGATCTGATTCCTCTGCTGCGTACTCAGTTCTTTATCGTAATGGGTCTGGTGGATGCTATCCCGATGATTGCGGTGGGTCTGGGTCTGTACGTGATGTTCGCGGTCGCGTAA
- the atpB gene encoding F0F1 ATP synthase subunit A has translation MSSGEVLTPQDYIGHHLNNLQIDLRTFSLVDPHNPPATFWTLNIDSMFFSVVLGLLFLVLFRKVAKHATSGVPGKFQTAVELVIGFVHGNVKDMYHGKSKVIAPLALTIFVWVFLMNLMDLLPIDLLPYIGEHVFGLPALRVVPSADVNITLSMALGVFILILFYSIKMKGVGGFTKELTLQPFNHWIFIPVNLILEGVSLLSKPVSLGLRLFGNMYAGELIFILIAGLLPWWSQWLLNVPWAIFHILIITLQAFIFMVLTIVYLSMASEEH, from the coding sequence ATGTCTTCAGGAGAAGTTTTAACTCCGCAGGACTACATCGGGCACCATCTGAATAACCTTCAGATTGACCTGCGTACGTTCTCGCTGGTAGATCCGCATAACCCCCCGGCCACGTTCTGGACACTCAACATCGACTCCATGTTCTTCTCTGTGGTGCTGGGTCTGCTGTTCCTCGTTCTGTTTCGCAAGGTTGCTAAACATGCCACCAGCGGCGTTCCGGGCAAATTCCAGACGGCGGTAGAGCTGGTCATCGGTTTTGTGCACGGTAACGTTAAAGACATGTATCACGGCAAGAGCAAGGTGATTGCGCCGCTGGCGCTGACCATCTTCGTCTGGGTGTTCCTGATGAACCTGATGGACCTGCTGCCTATCGACCTGCTGCCATACATTGGTGAGCACGTGTTCGGTCTGCCGGCGCTGCGCGTGGTACCGTCTGCTGACGTGAACATCACGCTCTCTATGGCGCTTGGCGTCTTTATCCTGATTCTTTTCTACAGCATCAAAATGAAAGGCGTTGGCGGCTTTACCAAAGAGCTGACGCTGCAGCCGTTCAACCACTGGATTTTCATTCCGGTGAACCTGATTCTCGAAGGTGTCAGCCTGCTGTCCAAACCGGTTTCTCTCGGTCTGCGACTGTTCGGCAACATGTACGCCGGCGAGCTGATTTTCATTCTGATTGCAGGGCTGTTGCCGTGGTGGTCACAGTGGCTTCTTAATGTGCCGTGGGCCATTTTCCACATCCTGATCATTACGCTACAGGCCTTCATCTTCATGGTTCTGACGATTGTCTATCTGTCGATGGCATCCGAAGAGCATTAA
- the atpI gene encoding F0F1 ATP synthase subunit I codes for MSVSLLSGNVARKLLFIQLLAIIVTGLLFCLKDPFWGLSAVCGGLAVWLPNVAFMIFAWRHQAHSPAQGRMAWSFAFGEVAKVLVTFALLVVALAYVKAVFLPLIVTWISALVVQILAPAAINNKG; via the coding sequence ATGTCAGTGTCGCTTTTGAGTGGCAACGTCGCACGAAAGCTTCTGTTCATTCAGCTACTGGCAATCATTGTAACCGGATTGCTGTTTTGCCTGAAAGACCCCTTCTGGGGCCTCTCCGCCGTTTGCGGAGGTCTGGCAGTCTGGTTGCCAAACGTCGCGTTTATGATTTTTGCCTGGCGTCACCAGGCGCATTCACCCGCTCAGGGCCGTATGGCCTGGTCATTCGCCTTTGGTGAAGTGGCCAAGGTGCTGGTGACCTTTGCGCTACTGGTGGTGGCGCTGGCGTATGTTAAGGCGGTTTTTTTACCGCTGATTGTGACCTGGATATCGGCGTTGGTGGTTCAGATACTGGCGCCAGCTGCAATTAACAACAAAGGGTAA
- the rsmG gene encoding 16S rRNA (guanine(527)-N(7))-methyltransferase RsmG, whose amino-acid sequence MLNKLERLLEKAGISLPDLQKQQLVGYVGLLDKWNKAYNLTSVRNPDEMLVRHILDSIVVEPHLQGSRFIDVGTGPGLPGIPLAIVRPQAQFTLLDSLGKRVRFLRQVQHELKLDNVTPVQSRVEDFPAEPPFDGVISRAFASLTDMINWCHHLPGESGRFYALKGQRPDDELQSLPAGVEVDEIVRLKVPELEGERHLVIIHPNKN is encoded by the coding sequence GTGCTGAACAAACTTGAGCGCCTACTGGAAAAAGCGGGCATTTCGTTGCCCGATCTCCAGAAACAACAGCTGGTGGGCTACGTCGGGCTGCTGGACAAGTGGAACAAGGCTTACAACCTGACGTCCGTGCGCAATCCCGATGAAATGCTGGTGCGTCACATTCTCGACAGTATTGTGGTCGAGCCGCATCTGCAGGGCTCGCGTTTCATCGACGTTGGCACCGGTCCGGGGTTACCGGGCATTCCTCTGGCGATTGTGCGTCCGCAGGCTCAATTCACCCTGCTGGACAGCCTTGGCAAGCGCGTGCGCTTCCTGCGCCAGGTACAGCATGAACTGAAGCTCGATAACGTGACGCCGGTACAGAGCCGCGTTGAGGATTTCCCCGCCGAGCCGCCGTTTGACGGTGTTATCAGCCGCGCGTTTGCGTCACTGACCGACATGATTAACTGGTGTCATCACCTGCCAGGGGAAAGCGGACGCTTCTATGCGCTTAAGGGCCAGCGCCCGGACGATGAGCTACAGTCGCTGCCTGCGGGCGTTGAAGTGGATGAGATTGTGCGTCTGAAAGTGCCGGAGTTAGAAGGCGAGCGCCATCTGGTGATTATTCACCCTAATAAAAATTAA
- the mnmG gene encoding tRNA uridine-5-carboxymethylaminomethyl(34) synthesis enzyme MnmG, which translates to MFYPDSFDVIIIGGGHAGTEAAMAAARAGQQTLLLTHNIDTLGQMSCNPAIGGIGKGHLVKEVDALGGLMAQAIDKAGIQFRILNASKGPAVRATRAQADRVLYRQAVRTALENQPNLMIFQQAVDDLIVENDNVVGAVTQMGLKFRAKAVVLTVGTFLDGKIHIGLDNYSGGRAGDPPSIPLARRLRELPLRVSRLKTGTPPRIDARTIDFSVLAPQHGDTPLPVFSFTGDVSQHPQQVPCYITHTNEKTHEVIRSNLDRSPMYAGVIEGIGPRYCPSIEDKVMRFADRNAHQIFLEPEGLTSNEIYPNGISTSLPFDVQMQIVRSMQGMENAKIVRPGYAIEYDFFDPRDLKLTLESKYINGLFFAGQINGTTGYEEAAAQGLLAGLNAARYSADKEGWAPRRDQAYLGVLVDDLCTLGTKEPYRMFTSRAEYRLMLREDNADLRLTETGRELGLVDDARWASFSEKVERIERERQRLKDTWVHPTSENAGEINTQLSSPLSREASGEDLLRRPEMTYEKLTALVPFAPALADERAAEQVEIQVKYEGYIARQQDEIEKQLRNENTLLPQTLDYRQVSGLSNEAIAKLNDHKPASIGQASRISGITPAAISILLVWLKKQGLLRRSA; encoded by the coding sequence ATGTTTTATCCGGACTCTTTTGACGTCATCATCATTGGCGGGGGTCATGCAGGTACCGAGGCAGCGATGGCCGCGGCACGCGCGGGTCAGCAGACCCTGCTGTTAACCCATAACATCGATACGCTGGGACAAATGTCGTGTAACCCGGCGATCGGCGGCATCGGAAAAGGACATCTGGTTAAAGAAGTGGACGCCCTCGGCGGACTGATGGCACAGGCGATCGACAAAGCCGGTATCCAGTTCAGGATACTAAACGCCAGCAAAGGCCCGGCAGTTCGTGCCACTCGCGCTCAGGCCGATCGTGTGCTTTACCGCCAGGCCGTGCGCACTGCTCTTGAGAATCAGCCAAACCTGATGATTTTCCAGCAGGCGGTTGACGATCTTATCGTTGAAAACGATAACGTCGTGGGTGCTGTCACTCAGATGGGACTCAAATTCCGGGCAAAAGCGGTTGTGCTTACTGTCGGGACCTTCCTCGACGGCAAAATTCATATTGGACTGGATAACTACAGCGGTGGCCGTGCAGGCGATCCGCCGTCAATCCCGCTGGCTCGCCGTTTGCGTGAGCTACCGCTGCGGGTCAGTCGCCTGAAAACCGGAACACCGCCGCGCATTGACGCACGCACTATTGATTTCAGCGTACTGGCACCGCAGCATGGTGATACGCCATTGCCGGTGTTCTCGTTTACTGGCGATGTCAGCCAGCATCCGCAGCAGGTACCGTGCTACATCACCCATACCAATGAAAAAACCCATGAGGTTATTCGCAGCAATCTCGACCGCAGCCCTATGTATGCTGGCGTGATTGAGGGGATTGGCCCACGCTACTGCCCGTCTATCGAAGACAAAGTGATGCGCTTTGCCGATCGCAACGCACACCAGATTTTCCTGGAGCCAGAAGGGCTGACCAGCAACGAAATTTACCCTAATGGCATCTCCACCAGCCTGCCGTTTGACGTGCAGATGCAGATTGTGCGCTCCATGCAGGGCATGGAAAACGCGAAGATCGTGCGCCCTGGCTATGCCATTGAGTATGACTTCTTCGATCCGCGCGATCTCAAGCTGACGCTGGAAAGCAAGTACATCAACGGCCTGTTCTTTGCCGGCCAGATAAACGGCACCACAGGCTATGAAGAAGCGGCCGCGCAGGGGCTGCTGGCTGGCCTTAATGCCGCACGCTATTCAGCCGACAAAGAAGGCTGGGCACCGCGCCGTGACCAGGCCTACCTGGGCGTGCTGGTGGACGACCTGTGCACCCTCGGCACCAAAGAGCCGTACCGCATGTTTACCTCACGCGCTGAATACCGCCTGATGTTGCGTGAAGACAACGCCGATCTGCGCCTGACTGAAACCGGCCGTGAACTGGGTCTGGTGGACGACGCTCGTTGGGCAAGCTTTAGCGAGAAAGTGGAGCGCATTGAACGTGAGCGCCAGCGCCTGAAAGACACCTGGGTGCACCCTACGTCTGAGAACGCAGGCGAGATTAACACGCAGCTCAGTTCGCCACTGTCGCGTGAAGCCAGCGGAGAAGATTTGCTGCGTCGCCCGGAGATGACCTACGAGAAGCTGACCGCGCTTGTGCCATTTGCACCTGCACTTGCCGACGAACGTGCCGCCGAGCAGGTAGAAATCCAGGTCAAATACGAAGGCTACATTGCGCGCCAGCAGGACGAAATTGAAAAGCAGTTGCGCAACGAAAACACGCTGCTGCCACAAACGCTGGACTACCGCCAGGTGTCCGGGCTTTCCAATGAGGCGATTGCCAAGCTTAACGATCACAAACCGGCATCTATTGGCCAGGCATCGCGCATTTCCGGCATCACACCGGCGGCGATTTCCATCCTGCTGGTGTGGCTGAAAAAACAGGGGCTGCTGCGCCGCAGCGCCTGA
- the mioC gene encoding FMN-binding protein MioC produces MADITLISGSTLGSAEYVAEHLAQKLEEAGFSTQTLHGPTLADLPASGIWLVVSSTHGAGDLPDNLQPLFDELAQQRPDLSAVRYGAIGIGSREYDTFCGAIDKLDTLLSELGAAHLGETLKINVLDHEIPEDPAEFWLGSWQKLLN; encoded by the coding sequence ATGGCAGATATCACTCTTATCAGCGGCAGTACGCTCGGCAGCGCCGAATACGTGGCGGAACATCTGGCACAAAAGCTGGAAGAGGCAGGTTTCTCAACGCAAACGCTGCACGGCCCAACGCTTGCTGACCTTCCGGCCAGCGGCATCTGGCTGGTGGTGAGTTCAACGCACGGTGCCGGCGATCTGCCAGACAACCTGCAGCCGCTGTTTGATGAATTAGCACAACAGCGCCCGGATCTGAGCGCCGTTCGCTACGGTGCTATCGGCATTGGCAGCCGCGAGTACGACACGTTTTGTGGTGCTATCGATAAACTCGACACGCTATTAAGCGAATTGGGTGCCGCTCATTTGGGCGAAACACTCAAAATAAATGTGCTCGACCATGAAATTCCGGAGGATCCGGCGGAGTTTTGGCTGGGATCCTGGCAAAAATTGCTCAACTGA
- the asnC gene encoding transcriptional regulator AsnC, whose translation MENYQIDNLDRGILEALMANARTPYAELAKQFAVSPGTIHVRVEKMKQAGIITGARIDISPKRLGYDVCCFIGIILKSAKDYPSALAKLESLEEVTEAYYTTGHYSIFIKVMCRSIDALQQVLINKIQTIDEIQSTETLISLQNPIMRTITP comes from the coding sequence ATGGAAAATTATCAGATCGATAATCTCGATCGCGGCATTCTGGAAGCGCTGATGGCCAATGCGCGCACGCCCTACGCTGAACTGGCCAAACAATTTGCCGTCAGCCCCGGCACCATTCACGTGCGCGTGGAGAAGATGAAACAGGCGGGCATTATTACCGGCGCGCGTATTGATATCAGCCCCAAGCGGCTGGGCTACGACGTATGCTGCTTTATCGGCATTATCCTCAAGAGCGCCAAAGACTATCCGTCCGCGCTGGCAAAGCTTGAAAGCCTGGAAGAAGTCACTGAGGCCTATTACACCACCGGCCACTACAGCATCTTTATAAAAGTTATGTGCCGCTCTATCGACGCGCTGCAACAGGTACTTATCAACAAGATCCAAACTATTGACGAAATTCAGTCCACGGAAACGCTGATCTCGCTGCAAAACCCCATCATGCGGACCATCACGCCCTGA